Proteins encoded in a region of the Fuerstiella sp. genome:
- a CDS encoding right-handed parallel beta-helix repeat-containing protein: protein MSLDRWSSTSEYRARLAGLMLVAVPILSGFYIQVPTVRAGSQPGPAFNIASPSSTTPYFQPSVQDPFYTPAPIVGASNTQPWLTPAWSPQIPPVHVSTGPQEPFVSGSLPCPGSSADSAWKVHVHPGLWQPYLSGIFKGGTERVLGQAQRMIPLFQTPEELVFADLRTTLDDQHSVEANIGLAQRVISSPYGIFGSYVFYDIRQTAYNNNFQQITVGMEYLAIPFEARVNGYIPLTGAKAAAGATAFNFTGSSVLMRAGQERAYGGVDCEYGWLLADYGFSESRAFLGGYYFGADAAGYPDIAGPKVRMESRSFDVPGLGRGSRLTIGAEYQWDQIRDHQFNALVRLVLPLGNPAMHQNVNSHPLARRMLDRIVRDDDIVTHAAAAGPQEATVAIPDATTRISLGANTAVVTAETDNSIQNAIADTGTNVVLINGSAGEFRLEDTVELRDGQSILGGGVHVVGAVTGLPAFFGQRPTINGTRENLPVFVAANNSSIRGLTITGGRNGIQGNGTLSNISILDNQISGAAAAGLSFDFLESSTVSRNSATNNAGAGFVIEDNNGGTVSDNRALNNGLGGFLLTINGGTISGNTANRNNGDGFFITNNNAEFIGNRAYQNSGDGFSFEFQDNLTSAISDNRSTSNGGAGFNLNGNSPASAGGNTASSNVSGNEVP from the coding sequence ATGAGTTTGGACAGATGGAGCAGTACGTCCGAATATCGTGCCCGACTGGCTGGTTTGATGCTGGTCGCCGTTCCGATACTCAGCGGCTTCTACATTCAAGTTCCAACCGTTCGAGCGGGTTCTCAGCCGGGTCCGGCGTTCAACATCGCCAGTCCGTCTTCCACCACTCCATATTTCCAGCCGTCGGTACAAGACCCGTTTTACACACCAGCGCCTATAGTCGGAGCATCAAACACGCAGCCCTGGCTGACGCCAGCGTGGTCGCCTCAGATTCCTCCCGTTCATGTTTCAACAGGCCCACAGGAACCCTTTGTAAGTGGTTCACTGCCCTGCCCCGGCAGTTCAGCAGATTCTGCATGGAAGGTTCATGTACATCCCGGTCTGTGGCAGCCATATTTGTCAGGAATATTTAAGGGGGGCACGGAACGGGTGCTGGGCCAGGCCCAGCGAATGATCCCTTTGTTTCAGACGCCCGAAGAACTCGTTTTCGCTGATCTGCGAACCACCTTGGATGATCAACACTCAGTTGAAGCCAACATCGGACTGGCTCAGCGGGTCATATCGTCTCCGTATGGAATTTTCGGGAGTTATGTGTTTTATGACATCCGGCAAACGGCCTACAACAATAACTTCCAGCAGATCACCGTGGGCATGGAATACCTGGCCATCCCGTTTGAGGCCCGCGTCAATGGTTATATCCCGCTGACCGGAGCGAAGGCAGCTGCCGGTGCAACTGCGTTTAATTTCACGGGCAGTTCTGTCCTGATGCGTGCCGGTCAGGAACGGGCCTACGGGGGCGTGGACTGTGAATACGGCTGGCTGCTTGCTGATTATGGATTCAGTGAATCACGTGCTTTTCTGGGTGGTTACTACTTCGGTGCAGACGCCGCAGGATATCCCGACATCGCCGGGCCAAAAGTTCGAATGGAATCGCGGTCGTTCGACGTTCCCGGACTGGGACGTGGTTCACGTCTGACCATCGGCGCGGAATATCAGTGGGATCAGATCAGAGACCACCAGTTCAACGCCCTGGTTCGACTCGTTCTTCCTCTGGGGAATCCTGCCATGCATCAGAACGTAAACAGTCATCCACTCGCACGGCGGATGCTGGACCGCATTGTGCGGGATGATGACATTGTCACTCATGCCGCCGCCGCGGGACCGCAGGAAGCAACCGTCGCGATACCGGATGCGACAACCCGAATCTCTCTGGGTGCCAATACGGCGGTCGTCACTGCGGAAACCGACAACAGCATTCAGAATGCAATTGCCGATACCGGAACAAACGTCGTGCTGATTAACGGGTCGGCAGGTGAATTTCGACTGGAAGACACAGTCGAGTTACGTGACGGCCAGAGTATTTTGGGTGGTGGAGTTCATGTGGTGGGTGCGGTTACCGGATTACCGGCTTTCTTTGGACAACGACCAACGATTAACGGAACCAGAGAAAATCTGCCTGTCTTCGTTGCTGCGAATAATTCTTCGATTCGAGGCCTGACGATTACGGGAGGCCGGAATGGAATTCAAGGCAACGGCACTCTCAGCAATATCAGTATTCTTGATAATCAAATCAGTGGCGCTGCTGCGGCGGGACTGAGCTTCGATTTTCTTGAGAGTAGCACTGTCAGCAGAAACTCTGCCACTAATAATGCAGGCGCAGGTTTTGTGATCGAGGACAATAATGGTGGAACCGTCAGCGACAATCGCGCATTGAACAACGGACTTGGCGGGTTTCTTTTGACCATCAATGGTGGAACAATCTCCGGGAATACAGCTAACCGCAACAACGGCGACGGATTTTTCATCACAAATAACAATGCCGAGTTTATCGGTAACCGTGCATACCAAAATTCCGGCGACGGTTTCAGCTTCGAGTTTCAGGACAATCTGACGAGTGCAATCAGTGATAATCGGTCC